One segment of Streptosporangium brasiliense DNA contains the following:
- a CDS encoding response regulator, translated as MTIRVVLADDQPLIRAGLRMVIDTAPDVEVVAEAGTGAQAVQLTRRLCPDVVVMDIRMPGMDGIEATQTIIAESPATRVIMLTTFDDDDNVHASLRAGASGFLVKDMALEDILSAVHVVAAGDALIAPGVTRRLIEDFARRPAPAPRPRELASVTRREREVLTLVGRGLSNAEIAARLHISPGTAKAHVASLLTKLDARDRIQLVIMAYDAGLVSPSR; from the coding sequence GTGACGATCCGCGTCGTACTCGCCGACGACCAGCCGCTGATCCGCGCCGGCCTGCGCATGGTCATCGACACCGCCCCCGATGTCGAAGTCGTCGCGGAGGCCGGGACTGGAGCCCAGGCCGTCCAGCTCACCAGGCGGCTCTGCCCCGACGTGGTGGTGATGGACATCCGCATGCCCGGCATGGACGGCATCGAGGCCACCCAGACCATCATCGCCGAGTCCCCCGCCACCCGCGTGATCATGCTGACCACGTTCGACGACGACGACAACGTCCACGCCTCGCTGCGTGCCGGGGCGAGCGGGTTCCTCGTCAAGGACATGGCGCTGGAGGACATCCTGTCCGCCGTCCACGTCGTCGCCGCCGGCGACGCCCTGATCGCGCCCGGCGTCACCCGCCGCCTCATCGAGGACTTCGCCCGCCGCCCCGCCCCCGCCCCTCGGCCGCGCGAGCTCGCGAGCGTCACCAGGCGGGAGCGTGAGGTGCTGACCCTGGTCGGGCGCGGCCTGTCCAACGCCGAGATCGCGGCCCGACTGCACATCAGCCCGGGCACCGCCAAGGCGCACGTGGCCAGCCTGCTCACAAAGCTCGATGCCCGCGACCGGATCCAGCTGGTCATCATGGCCTACGACGCGGGCCTGGTGTCCCCGTCCCGCTGA